In Dermacentor albipictus isolate Rhodes 1998 colony unplaced genomic scaffold, USDA_Dalb.pri_finalv2 scaffold_35, whole genome shotgun sequence, the sequence ACATTTTGTAAACTATAGGTAGTGTAGTCATCCATTGTGCGTATACTCTTTACTACAACAAAACCTCCGTGGGATCAATAAGAACAGCTCCAGGTATAATAAGAAATCTAGTTTTTTTTCCCTGATATCGTGTGCATGAGAGAAATCATGGGCTGATCGTCGAGGAGCCCGTCATTCCTCCTAGATATTTCTGTTGCAAGTAAGTAAGGCAACGAAAGGCCCAGATGTCTTTCAGCACTTCAATGTTCGTGTCATTGAAGTTCGTTAGCTTTTTGAAACTCAGATATCCCATTAGTCCACGCCACAGATCTTTCTCCAAGAACTGAATGTCGTGCTTTATCTTCTTCACATATGCTTTATTGATATCTACCTCCATGTGATGGTGTGCTGAGATGAGGGCAGGGCCACATCTTGCCTGGTCTTCATAAGTGAACTTGCACATTTTATTGCAGTCATCGCATGCTTTATGTCGTTGTTTGCAAGAAAACAACCTTAAAGGAGTGGAAAAGATGATACTCACTTATCCAGGTGCGAAAGATTGTTACGCAAGATGTTGGAGGCTCAATACATTGTGCCCAACTAACcttgaaaaagaaacagaaagctgaTTCTACCTATGTTCGGATGTTTTAGTACCGACATGCCACTGCGGGAATGCGCCTAATGTCAGAAATGCTATGGTAAGGCTACATTCGAAGGACTACTGCAACGGCCACATGAGATGAGTAATAAACCAGATGACCGATAAAAAGCACTTCTACGGCACTTATCAGCAATGTATTAAAAAAATTACCATTCTGACAGCTCCCTAAGATTAAGAGGTCGCCATAGCTCTATGAAGGAAAACGCTCACTTAGGTGCGATATGCTTAGCTCCACCTGCAACAAATGAAAAGGACATGgcgaaataacttctttttttcctatATCCAAGATGGCCAAAATAGTTTTACGAATTATACAGTATTCAATGCGTACAGACACACAGAAATGCCTTCAACATTGACATAGTTATGTTTTTACTGAAGAGAGTGTCACTACGCTAATACATGTGTCTGAGCTATTTATTATATAGTGCTGGAAAACTGTCAACAGAATCATGATACaaggaaaaataagaatgggGGAGGCGTTCGCTATTAGCTGCTCCTGTCGCTTCTCAGAAGCTGCAGCTTCTGACAGGTCTATTGAAacacaatttatttttcatatGCCCATGTACTTTAAAAATGATATTCTTGAAGCTATAGTGATCTCACTGATCAAAAATTGGATCTCTTAAACCACCCAGTACGATATATATTTCCGTGTAGATTCACTCACCAGGAAATCAAATTGCGGAAATCAAATTAAGCTAATTATTTCACAGAAATAAGAGCGCTGTTCTTCCCTAaagcgttttatttttattttatcacATTTGTTAGGGATCCATGGGGATGGAAGTAGCCATGGGGATGGAAGCAGCCAAAGGCATAGGAAATTGTATTCACAAGTTATATACAGAGAACGACGGCTGCAGGTTAGATGGCAGAACAACATGAACGCTCCTCCGATCACCGTCTTCACCGTCTTTCTGGCGCATTCTTCCATGCTCCGCAGGATTCGTGCTTTAGTGCGCGGGAATAGCGCGTAACGGTATTGCTGAAAACACTATCGCTCGTAAACAGATTATTTGTGTTTTTTAATGCTTACTTGAAAAGAGTAAAGGGTGTGACGCTTGTTTTACAAAGCGTCGCTTTTCCGTTACGATTAGTTCAATTATTCTTATTGTAAGTGTTAAACAAGTAGTTCTATAACACCGCAATTATAAATGACCGAATTGGACTTACTTTATTGCCACGACGTTGAACCGAGACTATGACACGACGAATCGTAGAGTCGTATGACCTCCTTTGAATGGAAGTACCCATAGCGTCTGCGACAGAAAGCGATTGAAGCTAATGGCCTATCGAAAAGCTTTGATAAGCCTAAGGCGGACGAGCCTGGCCCTCATCCAAAACTTTGCTTTGCGTCAAATGTAGCGTGTCGCTCTTTGCAATCTGAGCGAAACCTTGCAAGAAAGCTGGCCAGCTCACACTGCTCATTAGCTAGAATGCTCGACCAAAGCATTGTTGACCGCGCCTCTGCAACACTTCAGACGCTCGATTATTTCACCACCACGCAAGAACTGCTGGCAGCTATTTTGGCAATTTCTTATCACTCCTAAATCTGGACGTTTGTTATTTCTCAGCTGAAGCGCTTTTTTCGAGTAATTTTTAGACGCATCCTGTGCTTTTACTTCCACCCATAACTTTAGGTTTTCTTGCGATTGATTCGTGCAGTTGAGGAGTGACAAAATCCACGCAGTGACATAGGGGTGTCCTTATGCAGTCGATTCCTGGCGCGTATTTATTGTGAACAAGCATTACTAATATGAATTTTTGCTCCGGACAAATGCTTTCATAAACGATCAAAAAATCTCTGTCATTTCTCAAgcgtgaacgagaagaaaggaggtgaATCGATGGGCCCGATGTTTTATGTGATATTATAAGgtgccaacaaacaatgacaccaaggacaacatcggCAAAAATTACTTGCTTTTCATGATTGAAAGAAAGGAACGATCacctaatggaaatgaaagtggatgagaaaacagcttgccgcaggtgaggaacgaccccacaaccttcgcattacgcgtgcgatgctctaccaattgagcaacCGCTGCGCCATTTCCcgatctactttcttgggtatttatgttttctagtagaatcctgggagtgctagccagcgccaccacatgcaAACCTTGGCGACTGATGTGGAACATCATTTCTACTGCAGGCGTCAAGACAACGTGATCTttatgggtgaaggcaaccggtcaataaacccacacctGCTACCTGGATGCACCAAAGCCGGCGCCTGTTGTCTGGATCAGCGAAACGGCATCTAAATTTTCATTGGCTGCGGCACAACGTCTCACAACCTCCTCGATGGAGCAAAGCGGGCGAAAGAGAACGCTCGTCACCGCGCTAATGCGCCAGGTGTGGCCTGAGGGGAGAGGGCAACATCGCAATGTTTCAACGCTCTCGCTCTCAGAAGCATGCGTTATAAGCGTGTTTTGTTAACACGCATGTTCTCGCCTACGCTCTACCTTCGCCTCGGTAATTGCTGCAAAGAAATAAATGCCTAAAAGGAGACCTAATTTGAAGGTGCAAATGTTGGGTGTGAGTTTCGCGCCTATGAACATACCTTGAGCAGCCGAGTGTCTTACCAACTGGTAGGCTAAACCAGCGCCTTCTGGATAGCAAGTGTGTAGATTTTGCTTTACGGCATTATGCTAATTGGACCGAAATTTCTTTTGCGAAACCCGGCGCGACAAaattggtgacgtcaaaatcaccgcggcttactcgcgAGAGTGCCCATTAAAATGTGTAGCTGTCGGGAAAGGCAGCATGACGCCGCGAATTGAAGTCACCACAACACGACACCACAACAAAAGCTTAGGGAAATTTCATTTGTCAATCACTCTATAATATCTCTACTGAAAGTATTCTGCGATACCTGTCCAGTCCTCCccactgaacagaaataaaagtATTAATAGTGTTCGAATATATTTTCTAACCAATTTTGGTGAAAGAAACTATCAGCTCTCTCATGTCAATCTTCTTCCCTTAACGTTGTTGTGGAAGGCTCAGTAATAGAAATAAACACGTGTACCCCAACGCTCCTCCAAAATTAAGGAAATGGCTGCAGCTATTATCTCTGAATATTTCTTGGAATTTTCACTAAAGACCAGCGCTTACTTCTCCACTCGCCTATGGAAGAGCAAGGACGACGGGACGTgccaataaaaaaacaaaaaaccaaAGCACTCTAGCAACGTAAGTTATTTTATTAGGTTCCTTGAAGTTAGAAAAAAATGACATGATTACAAGACAGTGTTGGGTTTTCACGTTGAGTTTCGGTGTCGCAACAGCGATATTTTTTATTGTGCACATTTCACTCAAGTGCCTTACTGAAGGACCTGCCAATATTATACGGAAATTGGCTGTCCCAAGCTTCTTGAAGAACACTTGGTAGGAGTGCACTCAGTGCTTCACTAGTATGGAGCACAACAGGCCCAAGACCTTTTACAACAGCACGGATGGTCTGTGTTGTAACAGGAAGTGCACGTCTGAATTTCAGGTTCACTCCTTCGCCAGTGGACTCGGCAATGGTAAATAGGGCTGTGAACCGCACGAACATGGAGCGAAGAAGTATCTCTCCTTCTTGGCCAGAGCAAGTCTTAAATGGCGTGGAGAATTCTATAGGTTCAATATTGTAGAAGTCCACTTGCACCATGCGCTTTCCTTTGGCGCAGTAGGGAATTGGGGCCCCGAACGGGCGGAGTTTGTTCAGGCCACGCATAGTAATTCTTCGACTGACTTCAATTCCTGGGAGGATGGGGTGAAACGCCTCGGGGCCGTACTCGAGATCTTCTGGAAGGTTGGCAAGCAGCTTGGAAAACATCTCCTCATCCAGTGGAACGTCTGTGAAGTCACATGGATCACCTGAAAATGGAAACGTAGCAGGAAACGCTTAGTTCAATTCAGCGAAACTGTTTCATGCAGGGACAGTTTCCAAGCTATTATTGTACTCGTTATAGCACAAGTACTGCTCTGCCCCAATCAGAGAGTTGCCATTCAGATGATGGTGAAACTATGTCATTATTTTGCTGAATCCCTCGGAAATGTTTGCAGCTACACGTAGGTGTCTGTCAAAGATTACATGAAGGCAACGACGTCTACCAGCAGGCAGGCGCAAGCGGCACTCCCACATATCAAGATTGGGTGATTGATTCTATCGGGGAATATATGGATGCTTTTCGACTGTTATATTCGCAATAAACCGATGTGCCCACCTAATACTTGTTTTTCccaaaatatcatcatcatcatcaccatcatcatcatcagcctgcttacgcccactgcagggcaaaggcctctcccatatttctccaaaaacaccggtcatgtactaattgtggccatgccgtccctgcaaacttcttaatctcatccgcccacctaaatttctgccgccccctgctacgcttcccttcccttggaatccagtccgtaacccttaatgaccatcggttatcttccctcctcattacatgtcctgcccatgcccattactttttcttgatttcaactacgatgtcattaactcgcgtttgttccctcacccaatctgctcttttcctatcccttaacgttacacctatcatccttctttccatagctcgttgcgtcgtcctcaatttgagtagaacccttttcgtaagcctccaggtttctgccccgtagatgagtactggtaagacacagctattacacacttttctcttgagggataatggcaacctgctgttcatgatctgagaatgccggccaaacgcaccccagcccattcttattcttctgattatttctgtctcatgatgcggatccgcagtgactacctgccctaagtatatgtattcccttacgacttccagtgcctcgctggctattgtaaattgctgttctcttccaagactgttaaacattaccttagttttctgtagattaatttttagacccactcttctgctttgcctctccaggtcagtgagcatgcattgcagttggtcccctgagttactaagcaaggcaatatcatcagcgaatcgcaagttactaaggtattctccattaacttttatccccatttcttcccaatccaggtctctgaatacctcctgtaaacacgctgtcaatagcattggagagatcgtatctccctgcctgacgcctttctttattgggattttgttgctttatggaggactacggtggctgtggagcagctatagatatttttcagtatttttacatacggctcgtctacaccctgattccgtaatgcctgcatgactgctgaggtttcgacagaatcaaatgcttactcgtaatcaatgaaagctatatataagggctggttatattccgcacatttctctataacctgattgatagtgtgaatatggtctattgttgagtaggctttacggaatcctgcctggtcctttggttgacagaagtctgattctatttgcgattaacttagtaaatactttgtaggcagcagacagcaagcttatcggtcccAAAATATACACATCGTTAGTGGGGGCTGTCACTTTATACCGGCTActcattgtatgtatgtatgtatgtatgtatgtatgtatgtatgtatgtatgtatgtatgtatgtatgtatgtatgtatgtacgtacgtacgtacgtacgtatgtatgtatgtatgtatgtatgtatgtatgtatgtatgtatgtatgtatgtatgtatgtatgtatgtatgtatgtatgtatgtatgtatgtatgtgcttCTGCCCCCGCGCTCATTGGTTCTCCAATTTTGCTAATATCCAAGGTTATCGTAAATAAGTTTTAAGGAATTTTTAAACGTCACCTATGGCACAAAGCATATTTGTACTCTTTGAGTTGTATTCCTCGAAGCGTCTGACACAGCTTGCTttagaaattgaaatgcataatcgactaataaCAAGTTAGAATGTTCACTTTTTCATAGATAATTTACGGCACACACTGCAATCTGTAAATATCAGCTGGTGATGttgcaaggcacatccacttcgAACAAATTTTGAGCATGCCATTGGCCTTGAGATATGCGCGTTGAATCGatctgtaaaaatgcactgttgttccacttactttttttatcAATACATTATTTTTTGCACTGAAGCTCAAAAGTGACTGGAATGCCCACTTATCTTAATCTTTGAAAATTAATATTGTGGAAATTGGTGTCAGCCTGAAATAGCATTCTAAGTTAAtgtgcctttcgaactcaccgatcagaattcgtaaattgcaatatgcgtcATAATCTGTAAATAAAGAAGTTAATTTGTTATTTTTGTTATTAACCGATTCTGTATTTTACTTCCCATCCAATAAATATGCGCCGCTAGAAATAACCCACCGCAAGGGCTACAATTAAGCTACCTGAGATAGATATTATCACAATCTATAATGTGGATAGACTGAGTGTGACCTTGCAGATTACGCAGAAGATTGGTTGTTCTATGGTTCTTGGCTCTatcattaaaagccatctgtgatAGACATAGCTTCTTGCTTCCCATAAtatcattggtggaggtgcggagtgatcacttgcgcaagacggcgcaccgcagcggacgtaacctggccgccatgtcatccgtAGGAGAGTTTTTCACCAGGGAACCATCGTTGCCACCGACGGTCATCTTGGGGCAGCCTGACAACACTGGCATGTTTTTcgggattgacaacgttgacgtcgatgactggttgcAGGATTACGAATGGGTCAGGGCACACATTAGGCGGGATAACAGGCTTATGTATGGTAATATAATATTTTACCTAAAGAAAACAGCGGAGGTCTGGTTCgagacacaggaagaagagattACAAGTTGAGACCAGTGCTAACAGTCTAAGAGGTTTGTTCGGTGAGCCCGTCAGTCTCCAACGTGCTGCCGAGAAGGACATTGGGACACGTGTACAGATGTCCACTGAATTGCACGTGGCGTACACCCAGGAATACTTCACTCTTTGCCGCAAGGTGGATAATAATATGGCAGatgcagacaaggtcagccacgtttTAAAAGGCAACGTGAACGACCCCGTTTAACCTTCTTGTTTACAAGAATATCACAATGGTCAATAAGATCATTAGGTAATGTCGCCGTTTTATAGATGCGAAGACCCGTTGCATAGTTCAACAGTTTATGCGTCTACCCAATACCACAGCTTCATCGACGAGCCAACGCAATTTACCACGGCAGCCCAGCTCCTTCAGGAACATCGTACGTATCGtccggcgagaaatcgaagcagcgtctcctgccgCGCCAGTAACCTGGTGCCTTGATGATTATCGGCCACTCGTGTCTCTCATTCAGTTGGTCTTTGGCAAAGAATTCTCCAATGTGGGTCTTCCGTCTATCTCCTCCATCAATcatcctgactttgcttcgtatGCAGCCTCTGCTCCTGTTCACCGGAGTCAATGTGGTCCCTATCGGAGCTATCACAGCCTGGCCGAATAGCGCACACATGATGATAGACCCACCTGCTCTTATTGTGGACGTGTGGGCCGCATCTCTCACCACTgccgaagttcctggccagccaaCTCTCGACCAAGATTCCCCACTTACGGCCACCACCCACTGGATCCTCGCCTACCTGCACTCTCCAAagaggttgaagacgcacctgacaacgctcgaCTCACTGCGACTAGTCGCTCGCCATCCCCAGGTTACCGTCGtcgctctccgacgggaaaccaACTGGGGCTGCTCCTGGAAGTGGTGCTGCTCTAGCACCCCCGCTTGAAAATTCCACCGATGACCCTGCCTTCTAATCGGAACCTTCTGTACGTGGACGTAGATAGTTTGTCccttacagcactcatcgacccTGGAGCGCAAGTTTACATCAttagtgcggagcttcgaacgggCATGAAGTAAGTACTGACTCCTGCTCTAACTCGACAGCTGCAGGTCGCCGACGGTAGAACTGCGGCTGTGATTGGAGTATGTACTGCACGTGTgagtgtcgccggtcgccacacgtctGTTTTCTTTAGTGTGCTCGAACATTGTCCTCACGACAGGATCACCGGACTCGACTTTGTGACCGCCTATTCTGATCTGATTGACTGTTCAACTGGTGTTTCGAAACTTTACAAACCCATTCCCGTTGACCTTCTCGCTCAAGCTCCAACTGAACTTTGTTCTGCATATTTTGTTCACCTACCATTCCTAGCAGCAACCTGCTTTACTGCTTTAGCCTGCCAATCTATACCAaacggagactatgtccttacttCCGCGACTTCAGTCCAGCTTTCTCCCAATGTCTCCTTctcacacaccatcgtttctgtagCGGAGAATCAGATATGTCTTCCCTTTTTAAATTTGGACAGTGCCCTCAAGTACTTCCTCGAGGCAGGTCTCTTGCCACGTTCTCACCGTCGCACGAGTGTCCCATTGCCACTCTATCAGCTGCGCCGTCTTCTAGCAGCACTCATTCTACGCCTTCTGCATCGGCCCTGCCCGACCACTTTACAAACAAGATTGTATCGGACTTCTCAACATAGCGAGCCGCAGAGCTTCGTGGCTTTTTGGAGTCGTACTCCAACATTTTCAACCTGAACTATCGCACTTTCGGTCAAACTGCTGTCGTGAAGCATCATATAATTACCGGCGATGCAGCGCCTGTTCACCGAGGCCCGTACCGGGTGTTGCCCTCTTAGCGACGAGTTATCAAGGCGAGGACTACAAAATGCTAATCAAAAAaggattattgaacactcttcccGCCCGTGGGCTCCCGTTGTTCTCGCGAGAAAGAAGGATGTCACAGTCTGTAATGTACGAAAAAGAGGACACTGATGGTGGCCTTGCAGACGATTAAAGGTTTAGGTTGTATGCTGGTCTACGCTTGTTGGAtccgccattaaaagccatctttGAATACCGATAAGCTTATCTCTTCCCGAAAAACTGTTTTTGAAAATTTTGTAAAACATAGAAATGATTTCGAAGCGTGTCCCTCAACTATGCAGAGATGACAATATACACGGCTAATTTTTTCTCTTCTATATATAGTTGCATCTGCAAGACCCAATACCATCATTTTATTACTGCATTTAGTGTGTCCGAACCACATGTGCTGGAAATTCTAGAAGTATATGGCCTTCTTCCAGCGATCACCTTAAAACATACAAAACACATGCTGATAAAACATGTAACACTCTACCGAAGGGAAGTTTGCAGGTTTCCTTCATACTTCGGGCACATGAGGCGCAATTCTTGTCGCTTATTTCAATTCGCACAGAATTTTTTTCTGCTACACAACACAGGAAAATGAATCCATTCACGCAAGTAAATTTTTTAAACGTGCCCGTTCCAAGGTACCGAACACTGCGGCGAttgtggtagagctggagcaatAGATTTATCTCGATTAAGGAGATATATTCACATTGAAGCAACATTCCTCTATGGGATCTCTGATTCTATTCATGAATTATATTGTGCACTATAGGGGCTTCTACAGCTGTATTCAATAT encodes:
- the LOC135897242 gene encoding uncharacterized protein, with the translated sequence MMGLTKFLVVIAFFSSSCAALVYRTGDPCDFTDVPLDEEMFSKLLANLPEDLEYGPEAFHPILPGIEVSRRITMRGLNKLRPFGAPIPYCAKGKRMVQVDFYNIEPIEFSTPFKTCSGQEGEILLRSMFVRFTALFTIAESTGEGVNLKFRRALPVTTQTIRAVVKGLGPVVLHTSEALSALLPSVLQEAWDSQFPYNIGRSFSKALE